The region CCGGCCGGCGCGGGCGCGCTCCCCCGAGCGCCGGCGGCCGGGCCGGCCGCCGCCCCGGCCGGAGTCGGGTTCCACACCGTCGGCTCGAAGCCCGCCGCGGCCGCGGGTCGAGCGACGGGCGGCCGCGGGTCGGGCGGCGTCATCGGCACGCCGGGCGGCCGGCTGCGGTACCGGCGCTGTGGGAGCGCCGCCCGCGGGTCCGCCTCCGCGAGCTGCGCGCGCAGCCGCGCGATTCGTTCGCCGAGCGCTTCCATGTCGGCCGGCCGCTCGCGCGGCTCCTTGCGCATGCAGTCGAGCACCAGCGCGTCGACGGCGGGTGGCACGCCCAGGTCGCGGCGCCGCTGGCTCGGCGGCACCGGGTCCTCGGTGATGTGCTTCGACAAGATGGCGAGCACCGTCTTGCCCTCGAACGGCAGGCGGCCGGTCACCATCTCGTAGAGCATCGCGCCGAGCGCGTACACGTCCGTGTAGGTGTCGACCTGCTCGCCGCGGATCTGTTCGGGCGCCATGTACTGCGGCGTGCCGATCAGATCGCCCTGCTGGGTCATCGGGATCGACGTGCCGTCGTTGCGCTCGTCTCGCAGCTTCGCGATGCCGAAATCGAGCACGCGCACGATGTCGGTCTTCGACCCGCGCTGCGTGAGCATCACGTTGTCCGGCTTGAGATCGCGGTGGACGATGCCGTGCGCGTGCGCGTCCGCGAGCGACGCGCACACCTGCTCGGCGATGCGCAACGCCCGAACCGGCGGCAACGCGCCGCTCGCCACCAGTTCCTCGCGCAGCGAGTGGCCTTCGACGTACTCCATCGCGATGAACAGCGACCCGTCGTCGTCCTGGCCGAAGTCGAACAGCGTGACGGTATTGGGGTGGTTCAGGCGCGCGGCGAGCCGCGCTTCGGCGTGAAACCTCCGCACCAGCCCGGGGTCGGCCGACAGTTCCGCGCGCAATACCTTGAGCGCCACCGTGCGGCTGAGCGCAATTTGTTCCGCGCGGAACACCGCGCCCATACCGCCCTCGCCGAGCTTCTCGACGATCCGGTAGCGGCCCGCCACTTCGCGGCCCACCGGCGCGTCGCCGGCGCGCGCGGGCTCGGGCGACGGCGACGCCGCCACGGCCGCACCGCAGTTCGGGCAGAAGCGAGCCTCCCGCTCCAACGCCGCGCCGCACCGTCCGCAGCTCATGGGTCGTCTGCGCCCGCATCCGCGGGGGACTCGGCGGAACTCCCCACGAGACGATCGATCTGCGCTCGGAACGCGCGGATGTCGAACGGCTTTTCGATGAACGCGGCGCAGCCGGCCGCCTCGGCCTGCTCGCGTTCGCGCGTGACCACGTTGGCGGTCACCACCGCCACCGGGATGCGCGCGATCGCCGGGTCGTCCGCTGCCCGAACCCGGCGCAGGACCTCGAAGCCGTTGACGCCGGGCACGTCGAGGTCCACCAGCACGAGCGCCGGCCGCTCGGCGGCGACCAGCGCCAGACCGGTCTCGCCGTCCATCGCGCCGATGACGCGATAGCGGCCGGTGGCGTGCAGAACGCGGCGCACGAGTTCGAGGTTCTCGTCGTTGTCCTCGATGTAGACGATCGTCTTGCAGTCGGACACGGGAATGAGCAGTTTCGCGCGCGCTACGGCGCGGGTAAAGGCCGCCGTACGATCAGCGTACACCGTGCTACGCTCGGCGGCGAGTGAGGCGCGTCATGGCATGGCTCGCGGCACTCGCGGCGATCGCGGGGGGACCGCCCGCGATCGCGCAGCCCGCCGGCGAGGCCCCGTTCGGACCGCGCATCGTCATCGAGGCGATCGAGGTGCACGGCAACACGGTGACCGCCGAGCGGCTCATCCGCCGCGCGCTGCCGGTACGGCCCGGCGATGAGGTCTACGCCGGCGATCCGCGGCTGCGCGACGCTCGGCTGCGCGTGCTGGCGCTGGGCTACTTTCGTTCGGTCGAACTGTCGCTGCGGCGCGGCAGCGCCCGCGGCCGAGTGGTCCTCGTCGTCGACGTCCAGGAGCGGGGCACGCTCGTGCTCAATCACATCTTTCTCGGCACCAGCGAGGCGGTCCCCTACTGGGCGGGGGTCGACCTCGGCGACCGCAACGCGGCGGGCACCGGCGTCGAGGTAGGCGGCGGGTTCGTCTGGGCCGGCGCGGCGGACGTGCCCGGCGGCGACCGCCAGCTCGCGGCGTCGCTGCGGGTCGGCGCCGCCGCGATCGCCGGCAGTCGTCTCGGCGCGCACGGCGCCGCGTGGTACGCGGACGCGACCGAGCCGTATCGCGTGCGCGGCGCCTCGGACGACGCCGATCCGGCGCTGTTCGCGGCGTTGCCCTACACCCGCGCCGGGGTCGCGGCGGGTGCGCTCGTCGACCTGACGGCACTGTCGGCGCTCACGGTCGACGCGGGGGTCGAGCGCATCGACGCCGACGTGCCGGCCGCCCCCGTGCGCACCGAGCCGGACGGGACGACCCGGCCGATCGACCTGGGCTTGCGCGACGGCGTCAGCTACCAGACGTCGCTTACGGTCGGATTCGACCGCGACACGCGCCCCGACCCGATTTTGCCCTACGGCGGCTATCGCATCACCGCGCTCGGCCGGATCGCGTCGACCGCACTGGGGGGCGACTACGACTATGCGAGCCTGCTCGCGCGCTACGAGCGGTGGTTCCCGGTCGGCTCGGTCCGCCACGTCGTGTCGGTGCACGTCACGGGCGGCGTGGTGGTCGGCGACGCACCCCGGTTCGAGCGATTCTACGCCGGCGATCTCAACCGGCTGCTCACGCCGCGTGCGCTCGGTTTGGTGCTGTCGACGCGGCCGACGCTCGACGTCTTCGGCACGTCGGTGGACGACGACCCGTTCGGCGACGTCGCGGCGGTGGTCGAAGTGCAGTACGCGCGGCGGCTGTTTCGGCGCGGTGCACCGATTTACGGCGGCGACCTGTTCGTCACCGCCGGTGTGTTCGCGCTGGCCGGCCGCGATCAGCCGGATCGCTCGGCCCTTCCGGTCGACGCGATCGTCGACGCGGGGCTGCGCCTCGACACGGAGATCGGCATCTTCGAGCTGACCGTCGGCAACGGTCTCGGGCGCGTGCCGCTGTGAGCCGCCTGCTGACCATCGCGCGAGTCGCCGTCGCGGTCGCCGCGGTTCCGGCCGGCGCGCGCGCCGACGACGGCGTGCGCCTGCGAACGATGGCGTTTGCCGAGCGCCGCGGTTGGCTCGTCGCGAGCGTCCAGTTCACGGACCTGTTCGACGCGGCCGCCTACAACAAGCTGTCGAGCGGGTTCGCCGCCACCGTCGCCGTGCGCGGCGTCGTCTACGAAGTCAGGTCCGGCGCGCCCGTGGCGGTCACCGCGGCCACATTCCGCGTGGTCTACGACTTGTGGGACGAGGTCTACCGCATCCGCATCGTCGACATGCGCGGTATGCGCGGCTTCCGCGTGCGCAGCCGGGCCGACGCGCTCAAGGCGGTGACGGAAGTGGATGCGCTGCCGCTCGCGCCGCTGGACCGGATCGCGATCGGGCCGCACTACGTCGTCGAACTGATCGTCGAACTCAATCCGATATCCGACGAGCGACTTGCGGAGATGCGCCGGTGGCTCACCCGGCGCGCGGGAACCGCGTCGATTCAGTCCAATTCGTCGTTCTTCGGCTCGTTCGTGTCGGTGTTCGCCAACCCGGAGTTGCGGCCGTCCGACGCTGCGTTGCGCTTGCGGTCGCAACCGTTTTATCGAGTAAAGCGATGAGGCCGCGGCGTCCGATGCGGTTTGGCATTCAGTTCAAGCTGGTCGTCGGCCTGCTGCTCATCGCGATCGTGCCGCTGCTGGTGTCCGCCCTACTGGTCGACCAGATCGGCGAGGTCGCGCAGAACTTCGCGTCCAACGAAGCGGATCGCTTGCGGCCGCCGCTGGTCAAAGCGGAGCGCGCCTATCGCGAACTCGTCGCCGCTCGCAAGGCCGCCTATCGCGAGGCCGGCCGGCGCATCGCCGGTCGACTGCGCGGACTGCCGCTGTGGACGCCCGAGGTGGACGTCGCCGCCGCGCAGCGCGAACTCGGCCGCCTGCTCGCGCAGGAGGAGGTTGCGCGCGCGGTCGTGACGCGCGCCGACGGAACCATCGTCGCGCAGGCGGTGAGCGATCTGTTGCCCGGGCAACCGACCGGGAGGTGGCGAGACTTCACGGTGGTCGAGCCGCTCGTCGACGGCTTGCGGCTCGAACTCACGTTCGTCGCGCGGGTCGACTTTCTCGACGATCTCGAGGAACTCGGCTACGTGCTGGCCGAGCGGCGCGACGTCGACGCATTTCGCCGCGGCCTGCCGCGGTCGTACCGCACGGCGTTCCTGCTGCTGGTCGGCGGCGTGGTCGTCGTCGTCACGGCCGCGTCACTCGTGCTCGCGCGCCGCATCACCCGGCGTGTCGAGCAGCTTGCGGCCGGCACGCGCGAGGTGGCGCGGGGCAATCTGGCGGCGCGTGTCGACGTGCCCGGTCGCGACGAACTCGGCGAGCTGTCGGACGCGTTCAACCGAATGGTCGAGCAGCTCGAGCAGCACCGCGCACAGATCGGTCACCTGCAGAAGATGAGCGCGTGGCAGGACGTGGCCCGCCGGCTCGCCCACGAGATCAAGAATCCTCTCACCCCGATCCAGCTCGCGGTCCAGCAGGTGGTGTCGAGCTACCGGGGCAACGACGAGCGGTACGCGGCGATGCTGCGCGACATGCAAGAGATCGTCGAGGAGGAGATAGCCGGGTTGCGGCGTTTGGTCGATGCGTTCCGGTCGCTGTCGCGGCTGCCGCGCGCGCAGCCGGAGCCGCTGGATGTCGCGGTCGTGGTGGCCGACCTGGCGCGCGAGCCGGAATTTACCGACCGCCTCGCGGTGACGCCGCCGGCGGACGCGGTAACCGTGCGCGGCGACCGGTTGCTGTTACGTCGATTGCTCGCCAATCTGGTCGAGAATGCGGTCCACGCGGCGCCGGATGGTCGCGTCTACCTCGCGTGGGAACGCGACGGCGACGTGGCGCGAGTGTACGTCGACGACGAGGGGCCGGGGGTGCCGCCGGACCGGCGCGACGCGATCTTCGAGCCGTACATCACGAGCAAGGAGCACGGCACCGGCTTGGGCCTGGCGATCGCAAAGAAGATCGCGCTCGACCACGGCGGCGACCTCGCGCTCGCCCCGGAACCGGCGCCGGCCGGCGGAGCCCGATTCGTGGTCACGCTGCCGGTTGCCGCGCCCGCGTGACGCAGGATCGCCCGGGGCTCGCCGGCGAGGGGCGGTCCAATCGCCGGCGGGAGGGCGCGGCGTATGCCGCGGAAACCGCGAGTCCGACGGGCGAGGGGACCGCGCGGGGGTTCAGCGCGAGGCGCAGCGACCGACTGAACGGGCATGAAACGGGTCTCGTGGCTGCTGGTGCTGTTCGGGATGCTTCCGTACCGGCTCGCGTCGGCCGACGACGTCGAGGTGTGCGTCGATGTCGTGCAGCGCGAATATGCGCGCCGGCTGATGGACGTGTCGCTGGCGATGCGAGCGCGCACGGCGTCCAAACGCGCCCAGTTCGTGGCGCTGCGCGGAGCCGTGTGGCGGTTCGAGGCGCTCGCCGGCGAGGCCGACGTGCGCGCGTGCGAAGCGCGGTCGCCGATCGCGGCGCGCCGGTTCGCGGCGCTGCGCGAACAAGCGGCGGACGATCTGGCGCGCGCGCGCGCGCGGCTGGCGAAGCTGTGCGTCCGAACGGCGACGACGGAGATCGAGCGGCGCAAGCTGCGCATCGACGCGGCGCTGGCGCGCGGTCGCCTGGCCGAAGCGAGCCGCGAGGCGGACGCGCTCGACGAGGCGATCGCCTCGGATCCGGTGATCGCGCAGTGCGACGCCGCGGCGGAGCGGATCGAAGCGGTGCGCGCGGAGTATCTGGCGGGTGTTCGGGCGCAAGTGGCGCTGCCGCGGGTGCTGCGCACGCTCGCAGACGACTACTCGGAGATCGCGCGCACGTGGGACGCGGCGCGCGCGGCGCTCGCGACGAGCGGGCGGACGATCCGGCCCGTGCCGGAGGCGCTGGTGGGCGAGGACGGCCAGCGCGCGTTCGCCGAGCGCGTGGCGCGCTGCCGAACGGGAGCGCGTGCGGCGGTCGAACTCGGCGCTCGAGGCGACACGCCGGTCGCGGATACAACGGTTGCGGCTGCGGCGGATCTGTGCGCCGAGGTGGAGTCCGCCGTCGACCGGCTGTTTGCGCGGGCGGTGGCGCACAACGCGCGGTACGCGGAGGTGCAGCGCAAGCGATGGGAGTACCGCAACCTGCGCGGCTGGGACATGCAGAAGCTCTACCAGGAGCGCGGCCGGCCGCTCGCGGTCGACATCGCGGCCAACGACGCGGTGTTCTGGACGTTCCGCGAGGGCGATTCCTGCGTGCGCTACTGGTTCAGCCCCCGCGGAAAGCTGCGCGGTCACAAGCCGGCGGAGTGCCCGGCGGACGAGCCGGCGCACGTGGCGCGCCGGTGACCGCGCACACCGCGCGGACCGCGTAGGAGCGGCCGCCATCGCGCGCGCTGCGACGGCGCCGGTGGTGCGCGGCCGGTCAGTCGCCTGCGGGCGGGTCGTCCGCAGGCGGGTCGTCGCGCAGCAGCCGCCGCACCTGCGCCACCCGCCGCAAGCGGCGGCGGACCGCTTCGGACAGGCTGCGCCGCTCGGTCACCTCGGTCGCCGCATCCGAGAACTCGGCGACGGCGCCGTCGCGCTCCGAATCGGTTGCGACGGCATCTGCCCGCGCGTCAGGCCGGCGGCCGCACTCGGACTTTTCGCTCCCCATCCCTGGTATTGTCCCGCGAGCGATGCGCGCCGCCAAACGGTGCGCGGCGTTTTCTTTGTCCGTAATTCCCCCGAAGCCGCCGCACTGGTAAGAACACGCCATGTCGGAACAGCCGTCCAACTTCATTCGAGAGCTGATCGCGGACGAACTCGCGTCGGGCAAGATCGACCGCATCGCCACGCGGTTTCCGCCGGAGCCGAACGGCTACCTCCATATCGGGCACGCGAAATCGATCTGCTTGAACTTCGGGCTCGCGGAGGAGTTCGGCGGTACCTGCAACCTCCGCTTCGACGACACGAACCCGCTCGCGGAGGAGCAGGAGTACGTCGACGCGATCAAACGGGACATCCGGTGGCTCGGGTTCGACTGGGGCGACCGCGAGTACTACGCATCCGACTACTTCGACCAGCTGTACGAATGGGCGGTACAGCTCATCCGCGAGGGCAAGGCGTACGTCGACAGCCAGACGCCGGAACAGATCCGCGAAAACCGGGGCAACTACTACAAGCCCGGAGTCGATAGTCCCTACCGCAACCGGTCGGTGGAGGAGAACCTCGACCTGTTCGAGCGCATGAAGGCCGGCGAGTTCGACGAGGGAACGCACGTGCTGCGTGCGAAGATCGACATGCAGCACAAGAACCTCAACCTGCGCGACCCGTTGATGTATCGCATCATCAAGGCGTCGCACCATCGGACGGGTGACCGCTGGTGCATCTACCCGATGTACGACTGGGCGCACGGGCAGTCGGATCAGATCGAGGGGATCACGCATTCGATCTGCACGTTGGAGTTTCAGGATCACCGGCCGCTGTACGACTGGTTTCTCGAGGCGCTGCGGCTCGAGCCGCGACCGCGCCAGATCGAGTTCGCCCGGCTCAACTTG is a window of Deltaproteobacteria bacterium DNA encoding:
- a CDS encoding serine/threonine protein kinase: MAASPSPEPARAGDAPVGREVAGRYRIVEKLGEGGMGAVFRAEQIALSRTVALKVLRAELSADPGLVRRFHAEARLAARLNHPNTVTLFDFGQDDDGSLFIAMEYVEGHSLREELVASGALPPVRALRIAEQVCASLADAHAHGIVHRDLKPDNVMLTQRGSKTDIVRVLDFGIAKLRDERNDGTSIPMTQQGDLIGTPQYMAPEQIRGEQVDTYTDVYALGAMLYEMVTGRLPFEGKTVLAILSKHITEDPVPPSQRRRDLGVPPAVDALVLDCMRKEPRERPADMEALGERIARLRAQLAEADPRAALPQRRYRSRPPGVPMTPPDPRPPVARPAAAAGFEPTVWNPTPAGAAAGPAAGARGSAPAPAG
- a CDS encoding response regulator, with product MYADRTAAFTRAVARAKLLIPVSDCKTIVYIEDNDENLELVRRVLHATGRYRVIGAMDGETGLALVAAERPALVLVDLDVPGVNGFEVLRRVRAADDPAIARIPVAVVTANVVTREREQAEAAGCAAFIEKPFDIRAFRAQIDRLVGSSAESPADAGADDP
- a CDS encoding HAMP domain-containing protein, producing MRPRRPMRFGIQFKLVVGLLLIAIVPLLVSALLVDQIGEVAQNFASNEADRLRPPLVKAERAYRELVAARKAAYREAGRRIAGRLRGLPLWTPEVDVAAAQRELGRLLAQEEVARAVVTRADGTIVAQAVSDLLPGQPTGRWRDFTVVEPLVDGLRLELTFVARVDFLDDLEELGYVLAERRDVDAFRRGLPRSYRTAFLLLVGGVVVVVTAASLVLARRITRRVEQLAAGTREVARGNLAARVDVPGRDELGELSDAFNRMVEQLEQHRAQIGHLQKMSAWQDVARRLAHEIKNPLTPIQLAVQQVVSSYRGNDERYAAMLRDMQEIVEEEIAGLRRLVDAFRSLSRLPRAQPEPLDVAVVVADLAREPEFTDRLAVTPPADAVTVRGDRLLLRRLLANLVENAVHAAPDGRVYLAWERDGDVARVYVDDEGPGVPPDRRDAIFEPYITSKEHGTGLGLAIAKKIALDHGGDLALAPEPAPAGGARFVVTLPVAAPA